One window of the Candidatus Thermoplasmatota archaeon genome contains the following:
- the cysC gene encoding adenylyl-sulfate kinase, whose protein sequence is MRENQRGFTVWFTGLPCSGKTTIAHRVADILRGDGYAVEVLDGDNVRKELCSDLGFSKKDRDENIRRVTFVAKLLTRHGVIVVASFVSPYQTHREYARRILGSFVEIYVKCPLEVCIQRDVKGMYKKARTGELKDFTGVDDVYEEPKHPDLILYSDKETIDESTQNVIKKLKELKYI, encoded by the coding sequence ATGAGGGAAAATCAACGAGGGTTTACAGTATGGTTTACTGGTTTACCGTGTTCTGGTAAAACTACAATTGCACATCGTGTTGCTGATATATTGAGAGGAGATGGTTATGCAGTTGAGGTTCTCGACGGGGATAACGTTCGAAAGGAGCTCTGCAGTGATCTTGGTTTTTCAAAAAAGGACCGAGATGAGAATATACGACGAGTTACTTTTGTTGCAAAACTGTTAACGCGGCATGGGGTTATTGTGGTAGCAAGCTTTGTTTCTCCGTATCAAACACATCGCGAGTATGCTCGACGTATTCTTGGTTCTTTTGTTGAAATTTATGTTAAATGCCCTCTTGAGGTTTGTATACAACGAGATGTAAAAGGGATGTATAAGAAAGCACGTACTGGTGAACTTAAAGATTTTACTGGAGTTGATGATGTCTACGAAGAACCGAAACATCCTGATTTGATTCTTTATTCTGATAAAGAAACAATTGACGAAAGCACTCAGAACGTCATAAAAAAACTCAAAGAATTAAAATATATATAG